The following coding sequences are from one Bradyrhizobium sp. 200 window:
- a CDS encoding methyl-accepting chemotaxis protein has protein sequence MSVVQRAVLDTQSNQTLAERLIDQLANRVGGLGVELADIAGNVQEVASRVANQSERFHHLQRTAQTMVSANRDIADASQAVQSTTSAAVVEIVQSRSAVDTAVKHIAELVEAVGRIEARLSAVGSALSQVTKVSGSIEAIAKQTNLLALNATIEAARAGTAGRGFAVVASEVKSLAEGTRQATQQISDTMRDLDGQIGSLIGESSDASLRAKSAGEGAQQISGIIARVHQGITSVGQEIDGVARAATSNLGHCDTVITELSELAKGVDLSSRDLKHADDRLAKLLETSEGLIALIADSGVETSDAPLIRVVVDTAKRISAEFEAAIDRGEITADQFMDEKYREIPGTDPKQYLTSYVDFTDRVLPSIQDPIQKGDPRIVFCVAWAKGGYLPTHNPNYRLPQGPDPVWNNANCRNRRLFNDRAVKKVAANTKPFLLQTYRRDMGGGNFVLMKDLSSPIFIRGRHWGAFRMGFRQS, from the coding sequence ATGTCCGTTGTGCAGCGTGCAGTCCTGGACACTCAATCCAACCAGACACTGGCCGAACGACTCATTGACCAGCTTGCCAACCGCGTCGGCGGGCTCGGCGTGGAGCTTGCCGATATCGCCGGCAACGTCCAGGAGGTCGCGAGCCGCGTCGCAAACCAGTCGGAGCGGTTCCACCACCTACAGAGGACGGCCCAGACGATGGTCTCGGCCAACCGAGACATCGCTGATGCATCGCAGGCGGTGCAATCGACCACGTCCGCAGCCGTCGTAGAAATCGTTCAGTCGCGCAGCGCGGTGGATACGGCCGTCAAGCACATCGCCGAACTCGTCGAAGCGGTCGGCCGCATCGAGGCTCGGCTTAGCGCTGTCGGCTCAGCCCTGTCACAGGTTACAAAGGTTTCCGGCTCGATCGAGGCGATTGCGAAGCAGACTAACCTGCTGGCGCTCAATGCCACGATTGAGGCGGCGCGCGCCGGAACCGCGGGCCGCGGCTTTGCCGTGGTCGCGAGCGAAGTGAAGAGCCTAGCGGAGGGGACTCGCCAGGCCACGCAGCAGATTTCCGATACCATGCGCGATCTCGACGGCCAGATCGGCAGCCTGATCGGCGAGAGCAGCGACGCCTCACTTCGTGCCAAGAGCGCCGGTGAAGGCGCGCAGCAGATCAGCGGCATCATCGCGCGCGTGCACCAGGGCATCACGTCCGTGGGTCAGGAGATCGATGGCGTCGCCAGAGCCGCGACGTCCAATCTCGGCCATTGCGACACTGTCATCACCGAACTCAGCGAACTCGCCAAGGGCGTCGACCTCTCCTCGCGCGATCTCAAGCACGCGGACGACCGGCTGGCAAAGCTGCTCGAGACCTCCGAAGGCCTGATCGCGCTGATCGCCGACAGCGGCGTCGAGACCTCGGATGCACCGCTGATCCGCGTCGTCGTCGACACCGCGAAGCGCATCTCGGCCGAGTTCGAGGCCGCGATCGACCGCGGCGAGATCACGGCCGACCAGTTCATGGACGAGAAGTATCGGGAAATTCCCGGCACCGACCCCAAACAGTATCTCACCAGTTATGTCGACTTCACCGACCGCGTTCTGCCTTCCATCCAGGACCCTATACAGAAGGGCGATCCGCGCATCGTGTTCTGCGTCGCCTGGGCCAAGGGCGGTTATCTGCCGACCCACAATCCGAACTACCGCCTGCCGCAGGGACCTGACCCGGTCTGGAACAACGCCAACTGCCGCAATCGCCGCCTGTTCAACGACCGCGCCGTGAAGAAGGTGGCGGCGAACACAAAACCGTTCCTGCTGCAGACCTACCGGCGCGACATGGGCGGCGGCAATTTCGTGCTGATGAAGGACCTGTCATCGCCGATCTTCATCCGCGGCCGCCACTGGGGCGCATTCCGGATGGGCTTTCGGCAGAGCTAG
- a CDS encoding endonuclease domain-containing protein has product MISTAIRRAAAKKLRANTTPHERALWRGLKELPIEGTHFRRQAPIGPYVVDFLCPAKRLIIELYGGHHNEDATAARDNKRQAWLEQEGYRVVRFWNSEVIADLNAVLERIYVEVHGALDAEALPLKHHRRR; this is encoded by the coding sequence ATGATTTCAACGGCAATCCGCCGCGCCGCAGCGAAGAAACTGCGGGCCAATACCACGCCGCATGAGCGCGCTCTCTGGCGCGGTCTGAAAGAGCTACCGATCGAAGGCACACATTTCCGGCGTCAGGCGCCGATCGGACCTTACGTTGTGGACTTCCTCTGTCCAGCAAAGCGTCTCATCATTGAACTCTATGGTGGACACCACAACGAAGACGCGACAGCGGCCCGCGATAACAAGCGGCAGGCGTGGCTGGAACAGGAAGGATACCGCGTTGTCCGCTTTTGGAATTCCGAGGTAATCGCTGATCTCAACGCCGTGCTAGAGCGAATCTATGTGGAGGTGCACGGTGCACTCGACGCTGAAGCGCTACCACTGAAGCACCACCGACGACGATAG
- a CDS encoding xanthine dehydrogenase family protein subunit M: MNPFHYARANDVADAIRQIAADPAAKFIAGGTNLLDLMKYDVEHPARLIDISQLPLRSVEETSSGGLRIGALVPNSDLAYHPLIEQRYPLVASAILAGASQQLRNMASTGGNLVQRTRCFYFYDAVTPCNKREPGSGCAAINGVNRINAILGTSEACIATHPSDMCVALAVLEATVHVAGPAGARTIAFSDFHRLPDNTPQRDTNLEPDEIITAIELPPKGFSANYSYLKIRDRLSYAFALVSVAAALELDGDTIKEARVAVGGVAHKPWRVSAAEAVLLGQRADASLFAQAADIMLRGAKGYGHNNFKIGLARRAIVRTLSQAARGTPQSQSVKKIR; encoded by the coding sequence ATGAACCCCTTCCATTATGCACGCGCCAACGACGTCGCCGACGCGATCCGCCAGATCGCCGCCGATCCTGCCGCAAAATTCATCGCGGGCGGCACCAATCTGCTCGACCTGATGAAGTACGATGTCGAGCATCCGGCCCGGCTGATCGACATCTCGCAGCTACCGCTCAGGAGCGTCGAGGAAACTTCAAGCGGCGGCCTTCGCATCGGGGCACTGGTGCCGAACTCCGACCTCGCCTACCACCCGCTGATCGAGCAGCGCTATCCGCTGGTTGCAAGCGCGATCCTGGCCGGCGCGTCACAGCAGTTGCGCAACATGGCGTCGACCGGCGGCAATCTCGTGCAGCGAACGCGGTGCTTCTACTTCTATGACGCCGTGACGCCCTGCAACAAGCGCGAGCCCGGCAGCGGCTGCGCGGCGATCAACGGCGTCAACCGCATCAATGCGATTTTGGGGACCAGTGAAGCCTGCATCGCAACGCATCCATCCGACATGTGCGTGGCGCTCGCGGTGCTGGAAGCAACCGTACACGTCGCCGGTCCGGCAGGAGCGCGCACAATCGCTTTTTCGGATTTCCATCGGCTGCCCGATAACACGCCGCAGCGCGACACCAATCTGGAGCCCGACGAGATCATCACGGCCATCGAACTTCCGCCGAAGGGTTTCAGCGCGAACTATTCCTATCTGAAGATTCGCGACCGCCTGTCCTATGCGTTCGCGCTGGTATCGGTGGCGGCGGCGCTCGAACTTGACGGCGACACGATCAAGGAGGCCCGCGTGGCGGTCGGTGGCGTCGCGCACAAGCCGTGGCGTGTTTCCGCCGCCGAGGCCGTGCTGCTCGGCCAGCGCGCCGACGCAAGCCTGTTTGCGCAGGCCGCTGATATCATGCTGCGCGGCGCCAAAGGCTACGGGCATAACAACTTCAAGATCGGGCTGGCGCGGCGCGCCATCGTGCGGACGCTCAGTCAGGCCGCGCGCGGCACGCCGCAATCGCAATCCGTCAAGAAAATCCGGTGA
- a CDS encoding methyl-accepting chemotaxis protein — translation MAFGLFAKRVAEPAASAAEPKVPAAVAPASSSTEDDSAKAILELLELELGAMIRQLERAANSVAGGAEATAATLSTIRQRTDALTNRTSAAQGTATTFSHAADKFTQSAQGIGAQVRDAGKLADQASDAAREASANVDRLRESSAAIGNVVNLIAQIARQTTLLALNSTIEAARAGEAGRGFAVVATEVKALAVQTQNATEEITKKIEALQRDAAGSVDAVHRISQAIEAIRPVFDNVNGAVAEQNATTGEMADNAASASSFIASVGDSATEIDRATKEAEAHGESVAKAGRAVTNFAQKLKARCAVLLRQGVKDGVRTERREQQRLPCSLKIEIAAPRGVISAPVYEISLGGILVSAADAEALAQGQSFNATLEDIGACRIRVVQRSKAGTHAQFERPDAALIEKIEDKLWSIQDDNTEAVTRAMEAGAALKKIFENGVDSGAISMEDMFDTNYVEIQGSNPVQYRTKILDWADRALPPFQEAFLARDKRMAFCAMIDTNGYLPVHNKIYSHPQRPGDVAWNTANSRNRRIFNDPAGLAAGRNQRAYLIQSYARDMGNGNTVMMREIAVPIRVKGRHWGGFRTAYRL, via the coding sequence ATGGCCTTCGGTTTGTTCGCAAAGCGCGTGGCAGAGCCGGCTGCGTCAGCCGCGGAACCCAAGGTTCCGGCGGCTGTCGCCCCCGCGTCCTCCAGCACCGAGGACGATTCGGCCAAGGCAATCCTTGAACTACTGGAACTTGAGCTCGGCGCGATGATCCGCCAGCTCGAGCGCGCGGCCAACTCGGTCGCCGGCGGCGCCGAGGCTACGGCTGCGACGCTTTCCACCATCCGCCAGCGCACCGATGCCCTGACGAACCGAACCAGCGCCGCACAGGGCACCGCGACCACCTTTTCACACGCCGCCGACAAGTTCACCCAATCGGCACAGGGCATCGGCGCCCAGGTGCGTGACGCCGGCAAGCTCGCCGATCAGGCCAGCGACGCCGCCCGCGAAGCCAGCGCCAATGTCGACCGCCTGAGGGAATCATCAGCGGCGATCGGCAATGTCGTCAATTTGATCGCGCAGATCGCGCGGCAGACCACGCTGCTTGCGCTCAATTCCACCATCGAGGCCGCGCGCGCCGGCGAGGCCGGGCGCGGCTTCGCCGTGGTCGCCACCGAGGTGAAGGCGCTTGCGGTGCAGACCCAGAACGCGACGGAAGAGATCACCAAGAAGATCGAGGCGCTGCAGCGCGACGCCGCGGGCTCGGTCGACGCCGTGCATCGCATCTCGCAGGCGATCGAAGCGATCCGCCCGGTGTTCGACAACGTCAACGGCGCGGTCGCCGAGCAGAACGCAACGACAGGCGAAATGGCCGACAATGCAGCTTCCGCCTCCAGCTTCATCGCCTCGGTCGGCGACAGCGCAACCGAAATCGACCGCGCGACCAAGGAAGCCGAGGCGCACGGCGAAAGCGTCGCCAAGGCGGGACGCGCCGTCACGAATTTTGCGCAGAAGCTCAAGGCCCGTTGCGCGGTGCTGCTGCGGCAGGGCGTAAAGGATGGCGTGCGCACGGAGCGTCGCGAACAGCAGAGGCTGCCCTGCAGCCTCAAGATCGAAATTGCCGCCCCGCGCGGGGTGATATCAGCGCCGGTCTACGAAATTTCCCTGGGTGGCATTCTGGTCAGCGCCGCAGACGCGGAAGCGCTGGCGCAGGGTCAGAGCTTCAACGCGACGCTGGAGGATATCGGCGCCTGCCGGATTCGCGTCGTCCAGCGGTCGAAGGCCGGCACGCACGCGCAGTTCGAAAGGCCGGATGCGGCGCTGATCGAGAAGATCGAAGACAAATTGTGGTCGATCCAGGACGACAATACCGAGGCCGTGACCCGCGCGATGGAAGCCGGCGCGGCGCTGAAGAAGATTTTTGAGAACGGCGTCGACAGCGGCGCGATCTCGATGGAAGACATGTTCGATACCAATTATGTCGAGATACAAGGCAGCAACCCGGTGCAGTACCGCACCAAAATCCTGGACTGGGCCGACCGCGCCCTGCCGCCGTTCCAGGAAGCGTTCCTCGCCAGGGACAAGCGGATGGCGTTCTGCGCCATGATCGACACCAACGGCTATCTGCCGGTGCATAACAAGATCTATTCGCACCCGCAGCGGCCGGGCGACGTCGCCTGGAACACCGCCAACAGCCGCAACCGCCGCATCTTCAACGATCCGGCCGGGCTTGCCGCCGGGCGCAACCAGCGTGCCTATCTGATCCAGAGCTACGCCCGCGACATGGGCAACGGCAACACCGTGATGATGCGCGAGATCGCCGTGCCGATCCGCGTCAAAGGCCGCCACTGGGGCGGCTTCCGCACCGCCTACCGGCTCTAG
- a CDS encoding DUF4164 domain-containing protein, which produces MSDRHTNGAGNAEPVYADIDAATRRLMMALDALEAAAERRRDADRDENELASRIQALGADRSRLADELDGSLVKTRRLERTNREISEKLDVAIGTIRAVLDAGENE; this is translated from the coding sequence ATGAGCGATCGTCACACCAACGGGGCCGGCAATGCCGAGCCGGTCTATGCCGACATCGACGCCGCCACGCGGCGCCTGATGATGGCGCTCGATGCGCTCGAGGCGGCGGCCGAGCGGCGGCGTGACGCCGACCGCGACGAGAACGAACTGGCGAGCCGGATCCAGGCGCTCGGCGCCGACCGCTCGCGGCTCGCCGATGAACTCGACGGCTCGCTGGTGAAGACGCGGCGGCTGGAGCGCACCAACCGCGAGATATCAGAAAAACTTGACGTCGCGATCGGCACCATCCGTGCGGTGCTCGATGCCGGAGAGAATGAATGA
- a CDS encoding helix-turn-helix domain-containing protein: protein MRTRDLDEVIEAVTVTDMAGDAPAPVPGLIRRAERFMAENAARPITVLDVAAHLGISLRSLQAGFRQWRSTTPNVFLRRLRLQLVRDGLQRSNAELNVTMLALRYGFSHLGRFSGYYRVTFGEMPSETLRRRRATSIARPRSSSAESPSGMRPSGGRG from the coding sequence ATGCGCACCCGGGATCTGGATGAAGTGATCGAGGCCGTTACGGTAACTGACATGGCCGGGGACGCCCCGGCGCCCGTGCCGGGGCTGATCCGGCGGGCCGAACGGTTCATGGCGGAGAATGCAGCCAGGCCGATCACGGTTTTGGATGTCGCTGCTCACCTCGGGATAAGCCTGCGGTCGCTGCAGGCAGGATTCCGGCAGTGGCGCAGCACGACACCGAATGTCTTTCTCCGGCGGTTGAGGTTGCAGCTCGTGCGTGACGGGCTTCAGCGGTCGAACGCCGAGCTCAACGTGACGATGTTGGCGTTGCGTTACGGCTTTTCGCATCTCGGGCGATTTAGCGGGTATTACCGGGTCACATTCGGTGAAATGCCGAGTGAGACGCTGCGCCGTCGCCGCGCAACGTCAATCGCCCGACCGCGGTCTAGCTCTGCCGAAAGCCCATCCGGAATGCGCCCCAGTGGCGGCCGCGGATGA
- a CDS encoding 5-formyltetrahydrofolate cyclo-ligase: MTAPPSKADLRTAALARRDALSDEQRAAAAQAMAKRGVPFAILPGMVVSGYSPIRSEIDPAPLMRKLAEQGAKLALPAVMARGKSLAFRAWSPDHRLMLGPLGILEPSPAAAELIPDIMLVPLAAFDRQGHRIGYGAGHYDFTLAHLRKVKAITAVGTAFSLQEIKAVPALPHDVALDYVLTEKKVFDFRS; the protein is encoded by the coding sequence ATGACGGCACCACCGTCGAAAGCCGACCTCCGCACCGCCGCGCTGGCGAGGCGCGATGCGTTGAGTGACGAACAGCGCGCCGCCGCGGCGCAGGCGATGGCCAAGCGCGGCGTGCCGTTTGCGATTCTGCCGGGCATGGTCGTGTCAGGTTACTCGCCGATCCGCAGCGAGATCGATCCTGCGCCGTTGATGCGCAAGCTCGCCGAGCAGGGCGCGAAGCTGGCGCTGCCGGCAGTGATGGCGCGCGGAAAATCGCTGGCGTTTCGCGCCTGGTCGCCCGACCACCGGCTGATGCTGGGGCCGCTCGGTATCCTCGAGCCGTCGCCGGCCGCAGCCGAACTCATTCCCGATATCATGCTGGTGCCGCTGGCGGCATTCGACCGCCAGGGCCACCGCATCGGCTATGGCGCCGGACACTACGACTTCACGCTCGCCCATTTGCGTAAAGTGAAGGCCATCACGGCTGTCGGCACCGCCTTTTCGTTGCAGGAAATAAAAGCCGTTCCCGCGCTGCCGCACGACGTGGCGCTGGATTATGTGCTAACGGAAAAGAAAGTGTTCGATTTCCGGAGCTGA
- a CDS encoding xanthine dehydrogenase family protein molybdopterin-binding subunit, producing MASYIGTATSRVDGRAKVTGEARYAGEFNVPGLVQGYVVGSTIAKGRIIRIDTNEALRVPGVIDVLTHQHRPSMPDRDDAYKDDVAPEKGSPYRPLYDDRILFNGQPVALVLAEDWETARFAASLVRIEYRKESHVTDLHAERDKAFAVEKPEKPRGNAEKAFAAADTRHEAEYFIPTEYHNPMELFASTAIWDDGKLVVYDKTQGVQNVQRYLCGVFEMQPDQLKVMSPYMGGGFGAGLRPQYQVVLAVLGARALKRPVRVVLDRAQMYGLCYRPATIERLALGAKAGGTIDAIMHEAIAVTSQFEEFSRNDTGWADLLYQNPNTKFVHRLARLDVPASSDMRAPGAATGVYALECAMDELAVALKIDPVQLRLQCYSDRDQNTDLPYSSKQLRECYRQGAAAFGWDKRNPEPRSMRDGNDLVGWGMATGVWEALQMPAAVRIVLTANGHAEVATAASDIGTGTYTIMAQVAADMLGLPIDNISVKLGDSTLPQCPVEGGSWIAASVCHAIATTARAVRGELLELASHMKDSPLAGADVDEVALVDGKLISKRDGARAVPIASAMQHGNADRITREETNNFEEDKSHARNTHSAVFAEVKVDEELGVIRVTRIVDAVAAGRILNPKTAHSQVMGGVVWGIGMALHEEALFDHQFGRVMNANIAEYHVPVNADVHDIKVIFVDEPDETINLLGIKGLGEIGIVGVAAAIANAVYHATGKRVRDLPITLDKVVQFE from the coding sequence ATGGCATCCTATATTGGAACAGCTACTTCTCGCGTCGACGGCAGAGCAAAGGTTACCGGCGAGGCCAGATATGCCGGCGAGTTCAACGTCCCTGGGCTGGTTCAGGGGTATGTCGTCGGGTCGACCATTGCCAAGGGGCGCATCATCCGCATCGATACCAATGAGGCGTTGCGCGTCCCCGGCGTGATCGACGTGCTCACCCATCAGCACCGGCCGTCGATGCCCGACCGCGACGACGCCTACAAGGATGACGTCGCGCCGGAGAAGGGATCGCCCTATCGTCCGCTCTACGACGACAGGATCCTGTTCAACGGACAGCCGGTCGCGCTGGTGCTGGCCGAGGATTGGGAAACGGCACGTTTCGCTGCCTCGCTGGTGCGGATCGAATACCGGAAAGAGTCGCACGTCACGGATCTGCATGCAGAGCGCGACAAGGCCTTCGCCGTCGAGAAACCCGAGAAACCCCGCGGCAATGCCGAGAAGGCGTTTGCGGCGGCCGATACGCGCCACGAGGCCGAGTATTTCATCCCGACCGAATACCACAATCCGATGGAGCTGTTCGCATCGACGGCGATCTGGGACGACGGCAAGCTTGTGGTCTACGACAAGACGCAAGGCGTGCAGAACGTGCAACGATATCTTTGCGGCGTGTTCGAGATGCAGCCGGACCAGCTCAAAGTCATGTCACCGTATATGGGCGGCGGTTTCGGCGCAGGCCTGCGCCCGCAATACCAGGTGGTGCTGGCAGTGCTGGGAGCCCGCGCACTGAAGCGACCGGTTCGCGTCGTGCTGGACCGCGCGCAGATGTATGGGCTCTGTTACCGCCCGGCGACCATCGAACGTCTCGCACTCGGCGCCAAAGCCGGCGGCACGATCGATGCCATCATGCACGAGGCGATCGCCGTGACCTCGCAGTTTGAGGAATTCTCCCGCAACGATACCGGCTGGGCAGACCTGCTCTATCAAAACCCCAACACGAAATTCGTGCACAGATTGGCGCGGCTGGACGTTCCAGCGTCCTCCGACATGCGCGCTCCGGGCGCTGCGACGGGCGTCTATGCGCTCGAATGCGCGATGGACGAACTTGCGGTGGCGCTCAAGATCGATCCGGTGCAGTTGCGCCTGCAATGCTACTCCGACCGCGACCAGAACACCGACCTTCCCTATTCCAGCAAGCAGTTGCGCGAATGCTACCGGCAAGGCGCTGCGGCGTTCGGCTGGGACAAGCGCAATCCGGAACCGCGCTCGATGCGTGACGGCAACGATCTGGTCGGCTGGGGCATGGCGACCGGCGTATGGGAAGCACTGCAGATGCCGGCCGCGGTCCGCATCGTTCTGACAGCCAATGGGCATGCGGAAGTGGCGACCGCGGCCTCCGATATCGGCACCGGCACGTACACGATCATGGCGCAGGTCGCGGCCGACATGCTTGGCCTGCCGATCGACAATATCAGCGTCAAGCTCGGCGATTCGACGCTGCCGCAATGTCCGGTCGAGGGCGGATCGTGGATCGCAGCCTCGGTGTGCCACGCGATCGCGACGACGGCACGCGCGGTTCGCGGCGAGTTGCTGGAACTGGCAAGCCATATGAAAGACTCGCCGCTGGCCGGCGCCGATGTAGATGAGGTTGCGCTGGTGGACGGCAAGCTCATCAGCAAGCGGGACGGAGCCCGCGCGGTTCCGATCGCAAGCGCGATGCAGCACGGCAATGCCGACCGTATCACCCGGGAGGAGACCAACAATTTCGAGGAAGACAAGTCGCATGCGCGCAACACGCACTCGGCCGTCTTTGCCGAGGTCAAGGTGGACGAAGAGCTTGGCGTCATCCGCGTGACCCGCATCGTCGATGCGGTCGCGGCCGGACGCATCCTCAACCCCAAGACCGCCCACAGCCAGGTCATGGGCGGCGTGGTGTGGGGCATCGGCATGGCGCTGCATGAGGAAGCGCTGTTCGATCATCAATTCGGCCGCGTCATGAACGCCAATATCGCCGAGTATCACGTGCCTGTTAATGCCGACGTGCACGACATCAAGGTCATCTTCGTCGACGAGCCCGACGAGACCATCAATCTGCTTGGCATTAAGGGTCTTGGCGAAATCGGCATTGTCGGCGTTGCGGCGGCGATCGCAAACGCGGTCTACCACGCCACGGGAAAACGCGTACGCGACCTGCCGATCACGCTCGACAAGGTCGTTCAGTTTGAATGA
- a CDS encoding cell division protein ZapA produces the protein MSHINVTINGRQYRMACEEGQEVRLLKLAESLESRVGELRGKFGEIGDARLTVMAALTVCDELLDANARIRSLEGELETLRNVRVAAADRAKATQVAVANALNAAADRIEKTTQMLNRTIGSGVAIG, from the coding sequence ATGAGCCACATCAACGTCACCATCAACGGCCGGCAGTACCGCATGGCCTGCGAGGAAGGGCAGGAAGTGCGGCTGCTGAAGCTCGCCGAGAGCCTGGAATCGCGGGTCGGAGAGTTGCGCGGCAAGTTCGGCGAAATCGGCGATGCGCGTCTCACGGTGATGGCCGCGCTTACCGTATGCGACGAACTGCTCGATGCCAACGCGCGCATCCGCTCGCTGGAGGGCGAGCTCGAAACCCTGCGCAACGTTCGCGTCGCAGCCGCCGACCGCGCCAAGGCGACCCAGGTCGCAGTCGCCAACGCACTCAACGCCGCCGCCGACCGCATCGAAAAGACAACGCAGATGCTGAACCGCACCATCGGCAGCGGCGTCGCGATCGGGTGA
- a CDS encoding TIGR00282 family metallophosphoesterase, with the protein MRILFVGDVVGRAGRTAIAEYLPGMVRDWALDLVVVNGENSAGGFGITEAIYQELLDAGADAITLGNHAWDQREALVFIERAPKLVRPANYPKGTPGRGAALVDTKNGKRALVVNAIGRVFMTPFDDPFAVLNRELDACPLREAADAVVVDFHGEASSEKQGIGFFCDGRASLVVGTHTHVPTADHQILAGGTAYMTDAGMTGDYDSIIGMQKEEPLRRFTTGIPSGRFEPAAGVATLSGIAVETDDSTGLALRVAPVRAGGRLEPAVPGFWV; encoded by the coding sequence TTGCGCATTCTCTTCGTCGGTGACGTGGTCGGCCGGGCAGGCCGCACCGCGATCGCGGAATATCTGCCCGGCATGGTCAGGGACTGGGCTCTCGATCTCGTCGTCGTCAATGGCGAGAATTCCGCCGGCGGTTTCGGCATCACCGAGGCGATCTATCAGGAACTCCTTGACGCGGGAGCCGATGCCATCACGCTCGGCAATCACGCCTGGGATCAGCGCGAGGCGCTGGTGTTCATCGAGCGCGCGCCGAAGCTGGTCCGCCCTGCCAATTATCCAAAGGGTACGCCGGGCCGCGGCGCGGCGCTGGTCGATACCAAGAACGGCAAGCGCGCGCTGGTCGTCAACGCCATCGGCCGCGTCTTCATGACGCCGTTCGACGATCCCTTCGCGGTGCTCAACCGCGAACTCGATGCCTGTCCGCTGCGCGAGGCCGCGGATGCGGTCGTGGTCGATTTCCACGGCGAGGCGTCGAGCGAGAAGCAGGGCATCGGCTTTTTCTGCGACGGCCGCGCCAGCCTCGTCGTCGGCACCCACACCCACGTGCCGACCGCCGATCACCAGATTCTCGCCGGCGGCACTGCCTACATGACCGATGCCGGAATGACCGGCGATTATGATTCCATCATCGGCATGCAGAAGGAAGAACCGCTGCGGCGCTTCACGACGGGCATTCCCTCGGGCCGCTTCGAACCGGCGGCCGGCGTGGCGACACTCAGCGGCATCGCGGTCGAGACCGATGATTCCACCGGCCTCGCGCTGCGCGTCGCGCCGGTGCGGGCCGGCGGCAGGCTGGAGCCGGCCGTGCCGGGATTCTGGGTCTGA
- a CDS encoding (2Fe-2S)-binding protein, with the protein MAQFGTAKPVRQTAALPEKMPVTLIINGIRVKLTVAPWTSLLDALRDHLDLTGTKKGCDHGQCGACTVLVDGRRINSCLTLAVMKEGAEVTTVEGLATNGTLHPLQQAFIDHDAFQCGYCTSGQICSAAGLIAEGKARTADEIRELMSGNICRCGAYPNIVAAIQQAMVRS; encoded by the coding sequence ATGGCACAATTTGGCACAGCTAAGCCCGTGAGGCAGACAGCCGCGCTACCGGAGAAAATGCCGGTAACGCTCATCATCAACGGAATCCGGGTCAAACTGACGGTCGCTCCGTGGACCAGCCTTCTGGATGCGCTGCGAGACCATCTCGACCTGACCGGCACCAAGAAAGGCTGCGATCACGGCCAATGCGGCGCATGCACCGTGCTGGTCGATGGGCGGCGGATAAACTCATGCCTGACGCTGGCGGTCATGAAGGAAGGCGCAGAGGTCACTACCGTCGAAGGCCTTGCGACCAACGGGACCCTGCATCCGCTGCAGCAGGCGTTCATCGATCACGATGCGTTTCAATGCGGCTACTGCACGTCGGGGCAGATCTGCTCGGCTGCAGGCCTGATCGCCGAGGGCAAGGCACGAACGGCCGACGAGATTCGCGAACTCATGAGCGGCAACATCTGCCGCTGCGGCGCCTATCCGAACATCGTGGCAGCGATCCAGCAGGCGATGGTGCGATCATGA